The genomic stretch CATATAACAAGAATTATCAACAATGGTGCCCACGTTATAAGTACACTCTTCCATACAGAATCTTGCTCCTCAGGTTTTGCTGTAATACTTACACCCTTATCAAGGAGCCCTTTGATGAGGTTCGGATCATCCGGCGTATATGTCTCAAATTCTTTATTGTCGGATGTTTGCCCTGTTATTTTATGCCCTCTTATAACAACAGACTTTACACTCCCTTTATTGACAAATTGGACAAATTCACTGAATGTCAATGTTTTTGCAGTTTGAACAGGCTGATTAATGTATTTTATGAGTACAACTGTTACTACAAATATTACTATCCATATACCCAGATTCTTCAATAACCCTGAGTACTTATTGCCGCTTTGTTTCGTAGGTTTTTTTTCGTTTTCCTGATCCATTTATATCCTCTTATTTTGATTAAACTATATACAGTGTTAATGTAAACAAATTATTTTAAATAATCAATACCTTTAGAAAGGTTTTTGTGTCTTTATCCTGTCTATATCTGCTGTCAACAAAAAGACCCGTAATAGCGATAATCTCACCGGAAGATGTAACAATAAATGGTATTTTTGTCCTTTTTAATCGCGGTACCTTTTTATCGATGAATAGATCATGAACCTTTTTATGTCCTTTGTTCCCCGGCAGGGATATTCTATCACCCTTTATAAGGGTGCGTATAAACAACACATCATTTATCTTATCATAATCAAGCACAATACGATTTTCATCCATTCTGCCCGGGTCGATGTTTGATGATTCTATAGATGCTTTAAACGTTATACCTAATTCATCAATAAGAGTCTTGCCGGGGATACTAAGCCTGTGGACTCCTGTATTTGTAAATTTGTCCATTGTCTTAGTGAAAACAATAGTACTCTTTTCTATATAAACTTTTATTCCCTCTGATAATGACTCAAGTACGGCTGAGTCGGTATGGCCACTTAATATTATATCCATGATTTGATCTATGTGTTTCCTTTTTGGATTATAATATGTTCCCTGCATAAATTTGACAGCGGTCTGTAAAACCCTTTTAACGATAACATGCGGATACGTTAATAAATTCTGCAGGTTTAGGGTTATAGAGTCTCTGCTCTTGCTAACTGTAGCATTATTATAAGCATCGGCAGTGAGTTTATCCATAAAGCTATCAATCTCCCTCAGATCACCGGCCGTATGCATCACATGTTCTAAAAACCTACTATTAAGTCCGATCATCAAAGGCAGAACCTCGTGCCTTATCCGGTTCCTTAGAAAATCTGGTGACTCGTTTGTTGAGTCGATCGTATAAGCAATACCTTTTTTTCTAAGGTACTCAAGTACATCATCTTTTGATAGCATAAGTATGGGTCTTACAAAATGTCCTCGTACCGGAGGGATTCCACTTATACCCGTTATCCCGGTGCCCCTAAGCATATTAATAAATACTGTCTCTGCATTGTCGTTCATTGTATGGGCAAGTGCAATTTTATCAAGATGTAATAATTTAATGCAATCCTCAAAGCATCCGTACCTTTTTTTTCTCGCAAGTTCTTCAACAGAATGCCCCTTTAGTTCTTTTTGGGTTATCCGAATATCGTATTTTATGAATTTAAAACCGGGAGAGCTTTCTGCAAACTCCCTTACAAATTGCTCATCCCTGTCCGATTCTTCGCCTCTTAAATGATGGTTTACATGAACAACAACAGGCTCTATACCAAATGCGTCTTTGTACTTCTTAATAAGTACGGCAAGGCATACAGAGTCGGGTCCCCCCGATATTCCGATACCAATCCTCTGTCCATGTGAAAACATGTTATGCGATTTAATGAATCTCAAAAATTGTTCTTCTATCAATTTTATACTATGCGGTGCCATTAATCCATTATAAACCCAAAAAATGCAATAGGGAAGAACGTTCTATAATTTATGAATTAAACCGGATATCCTTTTTTAAGACGGTACAAAATAAAAAATGATATTTTAAAATGTGGTACTGTTTCACATCCCGGTATCAATCACCTTATATAAATCGGGTTTGAATACACCCATACATATTTCTGCATAAACTGTTCATAATACTGTCCGAGGTACGGGATTAGATGATAGGGCGTTATGTATACGACTATTCTATAAACACCGGGAGACTGTACTGCGTACGAAAATGAATTCGCTGCTGAATGTACAACATGTTCTCCAGACTGGTCTACCTTCAAAAGTTCTGCACTTATGTCCGGCGGAATTACACCCGATTCAAGTCTGTACACCCTGGGCACCGACACATACAGTTTAATTCCATCCTGATAGGGCAGTTCCTCCCCCATTTCATACGTAGTACCGTCCAGTAAAGCATGGAAATCGAAACCATAGGCGAGCCCAAGTATATCAAAACAGACATAAAGCCTCCCTTCTCTTAATGCATCTTTTATTGACAGATAGTCATCATGCTTTGCCAACACGTAATTGCTGAACCATTCCATCAGCCTCCTGTAACTGTCTCCTCTTTCTCCGTCTCTTAGTATCATAGGGAATGCATTTTCATGTACATCTGTTGCCGCTATGCCCACCATTTTTCTATCAAGTGTAAGCGCATCCCATTTCGCAATATCATTTGTGTTCTCAGTAAAGAATGAGAGAAAGGCAAGATTTGGATCAGGGGCATTAGGGCTGGTATTGAGGAATAGAGATAGCTTTGCCATAAACACATATGGATCAAGCCCAAGATCGTTCTGCCGTATTTCAGGGTC from Deltaproteobacteria bacterium encodes the following:
- the tilS gene encoding tRNA lysidine(34) synthetase TilS; the encoded protein is MAPHSIKLIEEQFLRFIKSHNMFSHGQRIGIGISGGPDSVCLAVLIKKYKDAFGIEPVVVHVNHHLRGEESDRDEQFVREFAESSPGFKFIKYDIRITQKELKGHSVEELARKKRYGCFEDCIKLLHLDKIALAHTMNDNAETVFINMLRGTGITGISGIPPVRGHFVRPILMLSKDDVLEYLRKKGIAYTIDSTNESPDFLRNRIRHEVLPLMIGLNSRFLEHVMHTAGDLREIDSFMDKLTADAYNNATVSKSRDSITLNLQNLLTYPHVIVKRVLQTAVKFMQGTYYNPKRKHIDQIMDIILSGHTDSAVLESLSEGIKVYIEKSTIVFTKTMDKFTNTGVHRLSIPGKTLIDELGITFKASIESSNIDPGRMDENRIVLDYDKINDVLFIRTLIKGDRISLPGNKGHKKVHDLFIDKKVPRLKRTKIPFIVTSSGEIIAITGLFVDSRYRQDKDTKTFLKVLII